CCACACGGAAAAGTGAAACTGAATCTGCACATTAGGAAGGTCGGTTGAACTGAAAAGTTAGGTGAGAACTATTCATAATAATTTCCAGGTGTATACATGAAAGagactcttttactttgatggaaCACTCTCTCGTCGGCATTGCAAGTTTTTAGCAAGGTTTTCCCTCAATGCACTCCCAGTGGATCAACTTGCTTGCAACCCTGTTCTACATAGCCAAAATCATGGTGACCGGGTAAAGCAACATCGGAATGCAACTTATCCCCACTGTCAAGAATGATATTGTGGAGTAAACAGCAAACTAATATAATACTAGGTAGCTTCTGTTTGTCAGGCCTCCACATGACTTTGCTGAGAATTCTCCAACTTCCCTTTAATTGCGAGAATGCCTTCACCGCAAGTGATCTTGCAGATTCATGCATAGCATTAAAATCAGACATGGAATCCTGTAAGTCCATTTCCATCACTTTCATAAGGAGTTATAAGCCATGGAAGGAGAGGGTATGAAGCGCCACCAACTATATATTCCCTGGCCTCACATTTCTCGATCAAAGTCTTTGTATTTCCGTTTAATCGTTTTCCACATTCACAGAGTTTGAAAAACCCAGAGAACTTCAGGAGTTTGGACCCTATCATTCCTCCAGGCAAACCTGTAACAATATCAAGAAACCTCAACTCATCGTCCACAATTCCCTGCAATAACATACTGTAGTTATTAGCAGGGTCACACCAATCATCTGAAGTTTGCACAGCTGGAAGGGTCATGATAATGTGAGTAGCATCAATGGCCCCGCAACAGTTGGGCAATCCACAAAATGCCTCAAATCTGGCCTTTATTTCGTCCATCCTAGAGGCATCTGGCCACTTAAGGTGGTGTCTGCCGCGTTCTTCCAGTGCTTCAATAAACCTCCAGGTCACCTGAGAGACTGTCGACTGTCCGACTCCAAAGGCAGCTCCAACAGAAACTTGAGATTCCCCAGATGCTAGCCTTCTTAGGGCGATTGCCACTTGCTTTTCCACACTAAGTAACCTCCCTTCAATATTGATTAGTCCTGAAGGTGGTCTAGAAATAAGATCTTCTCTCACGAGGGAACAAATATAGGCAAAAGTCTCCTTTGACACCCGGAAGTAATGCTTGAATCCTTCCGCCTCATCCTCTGGCACTGCGGAACCTAAAAGTAGAGCCACATTTTAAGATTGACTAACAATTAAAAGTGTACGACTACCACAGAAATTTAATGCACTTCAGAATCAAAACTCATGGAAAAATTATTGTCCTTCCTATTTCGAGACATGTTAGCCAACAGAAAGTTTATCTAAAGGGCAGAGACTAGTCCTCACATAAAGGTCAAGAAAAACATTTGTTGTCAATTAGATGAAGGACAACTATCAAACAGAAATTTTCAGACAATTGATTCAATGTATGGAACTATACATCATGATGGACAACCTACCAGCACCTACCCCCAGAGTCTCCACTTCTTTTCCAAATCAACCAATATATGCACTTGAAATGACACATACCAGCCACATCATAAAGTCCCCCTGGATCTCTGCTCTAATTCATGTTAAGCCACAAACAAACTCACTCCTGTCTGATGCCATACAGATTGAATTGTCCAGATGAAGGACTGGCACCATCTGTTAATCAAAAGAACCCTTTGCCTGTTACTAGCCTTGAATCAAATGTAGTCTGGAGACACTAAAATGAGTGACAATGCAAAGTCAAGGTTCAAAATCATGAGatctagaaaattaaacaaccacccaatttttctttttctaaaatagTAACCTTGAACAGGATGCAAGTGATAAAATCCCTCTAGCAGATCCACCTCCAGAAACCagactcacaaagcctttgtaGACTCAACATTCAACTATatgatctgaaaaaaaaatgattgctatTCAATTTCATGCATAATCAACATTTAAAATCAATCTCCTAGTCTTCTATGAAACCCGGGTGTATGTATGTGAGGTTCATTGGTGCAAATCACATAACATTTAAGTGAATGTTTAACTGTGGTCCAGCCCCAGATGGTATTTGGAGTCACCATCAGCATTATCTAGCAGACCAAGGAAGCCTTCACTCAATTTTCAACTAATCCTAAAATGGGATGCAGCAGGTGCAGATTGTGTGGGCATGGGTACATGCTTTTCTCTTCTCACAGAAGGTGGGATTTGCAGTGGTGAACGTGGGAAAGGGTAAGCTCTTCCAAACAGGCCAACTTGTGGACGTCGGACATGTGCTGAAAGATAAGCCCTCACTAGTTTCTTTCCAAAGCTTCTGCACAATGCAATCCTAACTTTTGGTTACTCTTAAATTTCGCACCCAGCAAATTGACCAATAGGCTCCCATCTAATCCATCACTTTATATACTCCACCATACAGTAAGAGTTTCTACATATCAAACAGATCGAAAATTGCCTCAAACCCCATACCAAAGTACATATCCTCCTCACAGGGACATCCACCAGAACACCACCAGCAGATCATTAGTGTGGCACGGTACCTGATCTCCTCATTCCTATGCCCGCCCTGTAAACCTTCCACAGAGTCTCAACTTTAGCCCTTTAAAGATTTTATTGAGGGCATCCACTGGCAGGAAAGGAACAGATACAGGTTTCCACAGCAAAAGGTTGAAGAAACCTAGTCTCTTAATGCACAAGCAAATCCCAAGAATGGTGATGTGTGACTTCTCCATACCTGACCTGCTAATGACTCTACTCTCACCCCCAGTGACtttgtt
This region of Eucalyptus grandis isolate ANBG69807.140 chromosome 8, ASM1654582v1, whole genome shotgun sequence genomic DNA includes:
- the LOC104456961 gene encoding LOW QUALITY PROTEIN: protein ANTAGONIST OF LIKE HETEROCHROMATIN PROTEIN 1 (The sequence of the model RefSeq protein was modified relative to this genomic sequence to represent the inferred CDS: deleted 1 base in 1 codon) codes for the protein MAPGKKSRRSKKESKKLKKRRNASSAAAAAAAAGPADPNTSDTDWWDVFWRKNSPSPGSAVPEDEAEGFKHYFRVSKETFAYICSLVREDLISRPPSGLINIEGRLLSVEKQVAIALRRLASGESQVSVGAAFGVGQSTVSQVTWRFIEALEERGRHHLKWPDASRMDEIKARFEAFCGLPNCCGAIDATHIIMTLPAVQTSDDWCDPANNYSMLLQGIVDDELRFLDIVTGLPGGMIGSKLLKFSGFFKLCECGKRLNGNTKTLIEKCEAREYIVGGASYPLLPWLITPYESDGNDLQDSMSDFNAMHESARSLAVKAFSQLKGSWRILSKVMWRPDKQKLPSIILVCCLLHNIILDSGDKLHSDVALPGHHDFGYVEQGCKQVDPLGVH